The genomic window ACAGCAGTGAATTTGCAATGTAGTCTTTACCCCagtagagaggagagaggaaggctgGGTGCATGCAGGCAGGGGTGAGGTCAGAGGGTGTGAGTATAAACATGGATGACAGAAATCAGGCTGACACAGAGACCAATACAATTGGTGTTAAATGGGGGTGATACAGCTGCCAGCAGTGGGCAAGTTAAACCACTGGTTGTTGACTTGTACATAAACAGGGGTTTGCGTGTAGATTGAGATTTGAACTCTGAACTGGGGGTGAGGCAGGCACGTGGACGGACCAAGCAGGGTGCGAGCATGTAAAGAGCCTCAACGATAGACTTCAACTCCATGGGTCATCCAGACCACTGGGCTGGTGAGAAAAGCTGGCTTCCCGCTAATAGGATGCAGAGGTTATGGGGTTCTCCAGCCCAGTCAGGTCCGGATGCCCCATTTCCAAGTGTGACCAGGtgagtatgtgtgagtgtgtaaaTGTGCGAGCGTGGgactctttccttcctctcctaggtttccatctcagctcaccaaatAGAAGTTCCACTTACATTTCTGCAAAGAGTGGCCACTTCCATCACTGAAACCTGCCACCAATGGGGTGTCTCTTCCTAGTGGGTGCGGTCCCTCCCTCCAAAGCAACAAATACATTCTGTGCTCTCTTGGGCTCCTGGCCCTGCGTGAACTCAGGCATAGCTTGTGCTTCTTCTGAGCCTCCTGTGAGCAGATTGAAGGGAGGATGGCCCACAGCCTGGCTGAGCCTTGGTCATCTGGCTTCCAGCTTTTTGGTTCATGGCTCACTTGGGGAAATTGAAATCTAGGGGACATGAGGGTGATGGTGGGGATAGAAGGAAGCTCAGAAGTAAGTCGATCCCCCAACATGGTTTGCAGGGAACCCCTTCTTTGGGTGATAAAACCAGCACGTTAGCCTCACTTGCCTACACAGTCTGTGTTTGCACGCTATTGGCCAGCaccagaaggagaggaggaggactGGCGCCAAACCGCTGACCACCCAAGCCCGTGAGCGCTGCGTGGcctcacctcccactgggtctcctCCAGCGCGGGGCCGAAGCTGGTCTTCTCCCTCTCGTAGGACCTGAGCTTGGTCTCCAGCAGGTCCTGCTCCTTCATGAGGCTCTCGAGTTCCTGCCGGAGCTGCCGCTTTTCCTGCTGTAGCTGCAGTACCTGCAGATGCAGGACCTGCTGTGCGCGCTGGCTCTTCTGTGAGGCCTGCTTGAGCTTGCTGCCGCCTTTGGGCTCCGGGCCCTCCAGTTCGTCCCTGCAGCGCCGCGGCCGCTCCTCGTAGGCCAGGCTGGAGGCGAGCTCCTTCTCCTCCAAGTTGCGCTGCAGTTTCTGGAGCGCGCCTTCCCTCTCCAATAGCTTCTGCTCCAGCTCCTGGATGCTGCACTCGTCCGTGGAGATGGGGGAGCGGACGCACGAGGGGCCCTTGTCTGCCTTGTTCGCGTGGCCCAGCTTGCTACCTCCGTCAGAGAAAGACAGAGCCTTCAGGCTCATCATGTTGCTGTCCTGGAGGATGATGCCCTGGGTGATGTTGTGGGCAGAGCCCCCAAAACGGCTGGTGGGTCCCACGGGTGTGACCAGCGGGTCCAGCTGGTAGCTGCTGCTGGTGCTGTGTGTGGGCAGGCTGGACATGGAGTTCCGGCCGGAGTCAGACAGCGCCCCAGAGCACAGGCCAGGCTTCAGCTCCTGCTCCTTGGGCTTGTCTGCAGGGGCGGGGTGCAGCTGGTGACTGGCACTCTCCGGGGAGGAGTGCAGGATGGCCCCTGACCGCGGCAGCACAGGCTTGAAGGCTGTGGGCCTCACCGCACCCTTCTCGGAGCCCTGTAGAGGAAAAGGACTGCGGTGATTCATGCCTCCCCTGCACGCGCATTgcaccctccctcccccagcacgTGTGCCCACCTTGAGCCAATCTGGGTTCTCCCAGCACATGCGGCACCCCTCTCGGTCACTTGTCTTAGCATACCTTGCCTGTTGCTTTGAAGCAGCTGAATGTGATAAATCTctcttaggaaagaaaaaaccCTAATGGTGACTTGGGCACTTTGTTCCATGAAATAGCAACCTGCCACCAGCTTGTTCCAGCCCTCCCGAGGTGATAAACACCATCTTGAGGCTCTAGGTCTCTGTGTGGAGCAGGTTAGGGCATTAGGCTGGCCGAGCTTGCTGTCCCTCTCTAGGTCCGTCCCTTCTTCCTGTTCACTGCCTCTTCCATTAAGCCTGGAGCAAGGACACGGACCTGGTCTCCTTACGGGGTTGGGAGCCTCACTCCAAATCACAAtccttttttaaaactgtaattttCCCTGGTAAAGTGCTTTGCAGTTTACAAGCCCCTCCGTTTGAAAAGCTGAGTGCTCTATGCAACCATAAGAGGCTCTTTCCTAGTAAATCAAAACCCGTGATTCATTTCCCCAGGGCAAGGGGCAAAGGACTGAATAGGAAAATTGATTTCAGGGTCCACTCGTGGGACGCATGAGGGCTCGGGCTGGTGTGAGGGCTGGATTTCGGAGTGCCTGGGCCTCTGTTGCCCTCATCTCTGGTAAATGGATGACAAAATTCCAGCCTGTATTCAAAGATGCCTCCAGGCGCAGCTTAAGCAAGGAGCTAAGGCACACCAGGGCAGCAAATGAGAAGACCCCACCCACCCGCACGAGTCTTCTGGGGAGAGAAGTGGTTAACTCCCCGCCTGCATCCTCTTCATCTGTGCTTCTAGATGAGAACTGGGCTCCCTCTCCTTCCCGAGGCGTCCTGCGCTGACAATCCAGCTACATTCCAGTGGGACTCCGGACAGCTTACGTGTCCCCTGCGCTCTTTGCTTATGGTCTGACCTGAGACTTCTGCTTCAGGGGACTGAGCAATGCTCTGATTCCTTTGTGCAACCTTTGATCTCTGCGGTGTGGCCACAGGCTTCTGCCGCACCCCTGCCGCTCTGGCTTTTTGGAGTCTAAATGCTCAGGTCACCACTCCCCCTGAGCCTACAGGCTCTCCACCCCCATTTTGCTGTCTCCCGCCTTTCCAACCCACTCACCCTTGCCAGCGACCCCCACTTACCATTTCTAGCTGATTGGAGAAGGGCATGAGCTTGGGGGGTGTGGACGGGTCGAAGTCCACCCCAGCCTGGCCCCCTAAGTCCCCGCTGGACAGTGCCGTGTAATCTGGGTGGTGCGAGCCCCGGGCTTTCTGGCTGACCTTGATGTAGAAGAAGTCTTCGCTCTTGCCCATTTTGGAGCTGGACTTGCCATGACCCGAGTCCTGGGAGAAGCCAAACCTCAGCAGCCCGTCGGAATACCGGTTGAGCttcttgaggtgggaggacttgCGCAGCTTGTACTGCGAAGCCCGGCAATGCTTGCTGTGGAAGCTGTGGCCAGAGATGAGGCTACTGACGCTGCCCATGGTGACTTGGGGCTGAGGATGGGGCAGGGCGAGGCGGGCACCTGGAGAGGCTGCGGCAGCAAGGGGCAGTCCTGGCTCCGCGAGGGGACTGAGGTCATAGCAAAGCCCTCACAGAGCCTGCGAGAGCCGGAGACCTGGAAGAAGACACGAGACAGAAGTCAGCGTGGGTGGGAGTGGTCACAGCACAGTGCTTATTCCAACTTCCAAATCTGGGCAGTAAAAAAACACATGTCAGAGCCCAGCACTGTCTCCACCAGCGGGTGCTCTGTTCCTTCTTCCTTTGTCTGATAATTCAACAAACATCCACCAGGAGCCCCCTTCAGGTGAGCCTCTACTCTAAACACTCAGGACCAGCAAGTGACTAAAACAGTCACAGCCCCTGCGTTCCTGGAACTTAGGGTTACAGTGGTGTGGAGAGGCCAGGAGCAAACCAATGTATACTATAGCAAGTGGTACCAGTGCTGCGGGGGAAACTGCAGCAGAGAGAACAGAACAGAATTCTGGGAGGCGGCTGTTTTATGCAGGAAGTTCTCTTTTGTTGGGGTAGCATTTTAAAAGGCCTCAAGAAAATGAGGGgggtgccaggcatggtggttcgtgcctgtaatcccagcactctgtgaggctaaggtgggcagattgtttatgtccaagagttcgagaccagcctgggcaatttagagaaaccccgtttctactaaaaatacaaaaattagctgggcatggtggtgcgcacccatcatcccagctacttgggagggtgaggtgggagaatcatctgagacccgggggtcaaggctgcagtgagccgcaatcgtgccactgcactccagcctgggtggacagAGTGACACctcgactcaaaaaaaaaaaaaaaaaggaaaagaaagaaagaacagaaaatgagGTACAAGCATATGAAAATCTCAGGGGAGAAGGGTTACCAAAAGAAGCCCAGGTATAAAAGCCTGAGTCCCTGAGGCAGAGGGAGCTTGGCTGTGAGACCCGCACGGCAAGCAGACTGGCTGGAGAACCATTAGCAAGGCTgggaaggagaaacagaaaccaGGAACCAGCAGACTCCGGACAACAAGGATGCTGTGCGGCTGTAAGAGCTCTGGCTTTCTTGGGTTGAGACAAGGAGCCCTTGGATGACTTTAAGCAGACGACACCTGGATCTGCCTTAGGTTGGGGAAGGTTACCTCTGGCTTCCAGCGGGGGAAGAGGCTTTTGAGGAGATGGGGATAGAAGTGTTGGCCGATTACAGACTAATAGAGCTAGTCTAGGGTGGTAGTTGTGGATTAAGTTTTAGATGtggcggtggctcatgtctgtaatcccagcgttttgggaggccaaggcaggaggatcacttgaggccaggagttcaagaccagtctgggcaacagagtgagaccctgcctctaaaaggCAGTTTTCAATGTAATTTTGAGGTTGAGGTGATAGAACTTGCTAAAGGATCAGATGTAGCGAGTGAACGAAACAGAGGAGTCAGGGACGATGCCAAACAGAGGAGTCTGGTTGAAGCCTTCAGTTTGCAAAGCCTATCTGGCATCCGGGGAGTGATGGAGAGTAGGCAGGAGGGAGAGTGGGCagctgctgggagctgcagatgcACTCGTCAGAGCTGGGAGTGTGGACGTGGCTATGAGACTAGACGGGGTCACCAAAATAGCGGACGCAGAAAGACAAGAGAAGCCTGAGGATGGTTAACATGGAGTACTCAGCATCCAGAGGTCAGGCAGGTTAGGAGAAGTGAGGAAGAGCAGCAGAGGTTTTCAGGGTGATGCGGATATAGAAGACCTAAGAAAGCCAAGTCAAGAAACTGTTTCCTAAAAATGGTGTCAAATGgtcaggcgcaatggctcacgcctgtaatcccagcactttgggaggcctaggcagatggatcacctgaggtcaggagttcaaagaccagcctgaccaacatggtgaaagcccgtctctactaaaaatacaaaaaattagccaggcaaattgggcatggtggcatgcaccggtagggccagctactcaggaagctgaggaacctgggaggcagaggttgcagtgagctgagatcacgccactgcactccagcctgggcaacagagtgagaccctgtctcaaaaaaaaaaaaaaaaaaagggtgtcaAGTGCTGCTGAAGTCAGACAACAATTGAGAATTAGTCAATGCATTTGGCCATGTGGAGCTCTTTGGTAACCTTGACAAAAGCAGTCATTACAGCCTGAAGTACCCAGCTGACTTGGTGTGCATTCTAGTTATATCACCTGCCAGCTATGACATGGAAGGTAAATTGTTCAACATCTTTAACCTTCAGTGTTACAAACTAATTCTAATAtacctttaacttttttttgagatggagtctcactctgttgcccaggccggagtgcagtggcgtgatcttggctcactgcaatctctgcctcctgcgttcaagtgattctcccacctcagcctcccaggttgctgggattacaggtgagcaccaccatgcctagctaacctttgtatttttactagagacagggttttgccatattggacaggctggtctcgaactcctaacctcaggtgatccacctgcctcaacctc from Macaca mulatta isolate MMU2019108-1 chromosome 8, T2T-MMU8v2.0, whole genome shotgun sequence includes these protein-coding regions:
- the LZTS1 gene encoding leucine zipper putative tumor suppressor 1, which translates into the protein MGSVSSLISGHSFHSKHCRASQYKLRKSSHLKKLNRYSDGLLRFGFSQDSGHGKSSSKMGKSEDFFYIKVSQKARGSHHPDYTALSSGDLGGQAGVDFDPSTPPKLMPFSNQLEMGSEKGAVRPTAFKPVLPRSGAILHSSPESASHQLHPAPADKPKEQELKPGLCSGALSDSGRNSMSSLPTHSTSSSYQLDPLVTPVGPTSRFGGSAHNITQGIILQDSNMMSLKALSFSDGGSKLGHANKADKGPSCVRSPISTDECSIQELEQKLLEREGALQKLQRNLEEKELASSLAYEERPRRCRDELEGPEPKGGSKLKQASQKSQRAQQVLHLQVLQLQQEKRQLRQELESLMKEQDLLETKLRSYEREKTSFGPALEETQWEVCQKSGEISLLKQQLKESQTEVNAKASEILGLKAQLKDTRGKLEGLELRTQDLEGALRTKGLELEVCENELQRKKNEAELLREKVNLLEQELQELRAQAALARDMVPPTFPEDVPALQRELERLRAELREERQGHDQMSSGFQHERLVWKEEKEKVIQYQKQLQQSYVAMYQRNQRLEKALQQLARGDSAGEPLEVDLEGADIPYEDIIATEI